Proteins from a single region of bacterium:
- a CDS encoding ABC transporter substrate-binding protein, whose amino-acid sequence MKRRQFNNLLAVAAAASVLPSIAHAQAWPSKPISLIIPFPPGGNTDFLARITAEWLSKALNNPVIAENRPGAGGTIAAE is encoded by the coding sequence ATGAAACGTCGTCAGTTTAATAACCTATTAGCCGTTGCCGCTGCCGCCAGTGTCCTACCCTCGATAGCCCATGCCCAGGCTTGGCCATCCAAGCCGATCAGTCTGATCATTCCGTTTCCACCGGGGGGTAACACCGATTTCTTGGCGCGTATCACGGCCGAATGGCTCAGCAAGGCGCTCAATAACCCTGTAATCGCCGAGAACCGCCCCGGCGCTGGTGGCACGATTGCCGCCGAG